The Pseudomonas fragi DNA window CGGCATGATTGCCCGCACCTACTTTTATATGAGCAAGCAATACAACTTGCGCCTGTCAAAACAGGACCGCCAGCTGTACGAGGCGTGGAACAAGACCTATCCGGTCCAGGCCTGGGAGCGCCAGCGCAATCAGGCGGTGGCCTGTGTGATGGGCCGCGGCAACGAGTTCGTGGGTCCGGTCAACCTCAAGGCGTGCGGCTGAAACACCCGTCCCCCCCTGCGCCGGGGCTGCCCGCCGGCGCAAGGCATCCTTGCTTACACGCAACAGCCGTTATAACCACCCCTTTATGGTTGATACCAGGTTGAGAATATTGCCGAACCTCAATTGCTGAGCTATTACTTTCGGCATGATCAAACAGGTTCGATTCAACAAACAACAACGGGTGGTCGACGAGCTCGTCCACCGTATCGAAAGCGGTCTCCTGGCAGACGGCAATCCACTGCCAGGAGAAGACCAATTGGCTCAAGAACTGGGCGTCAGCCACAGCACGTTGCGTGCAGCACTGACGGAACTGGAAAGGCGAAAATATATAGCCACGCAAAATGAAGGCGGCGCCATCGTCACCTATGACGGTATTACCCTCGACCAGAACAACGGCTGGACCCAGGCACTGGCCAGCACCGGTGCCCGCATCCACACTGAGCAGCTCAGGCTCCAGGCCATAGAGCGCCCGGATCTGCTCCATCAATTTGGCTTGAGCCAATTTATTATCCTGGAACGTCGTCGGCGCCGGGACGATGGCACCGCCATCTCCCTGGAGCGCTCGCTGATGCCCGCGACCGGTGGCCTGGAAGGCTTGCCAAGGGTTGGCCTGATCGACGATTCCCTGACCATAACCCTGGCAGCCTACGGTTTTGTCGCAGATCGCGGCGACCAATGGATTGGCGCCGAACCCCTCAACGAAGAAGACGCCCTCATGCTCGGGCGCCCTGCCGGGACCGTATTTCTCAAGGCGTTGCGCACCACTTACGACCGCCAGGGGCGCTTGATGGAAATGGTCGAAA harbors:
- a CDS encoding GntR family transcriptional regulator, whose amino-acid sequence is MIKQVRFNKQQRVVDELVHRIESGLLADGNPLPGEDQLAQELGVSHSTLRAALTELERRKYIATQNEGGAIVTYDGITLDQNNGWTQALASTGARIHTEQLRLQAIERPDLLHQFGLSQFIILERRRRRDDGTAISLERSLMPATGGLEGLPRVGLIDDSLTITLAAYGFVADRGDQWIGAEPLNEEDALMLGRPAGTVFLKALRTTYDRQGRLMEMVESWLDPQHFRMYHSFGTPT